A genomic region of Noviherbaspirillum sp. L7-7A contains the following coding sequences:
- a CDS encoding hemagglutinin repeat-containing protein, producing the protein MNHAYCLVWSASHGGYVVAPETARRRGRAVLAACCLATAGLAHAQVPATTVVPASAPGSATRATVSANGVPVVNINTANGAGLSYNQYQRYDVDSRGLVLNNSMVRRQSALAGQVDGNTALGAEARLILNEVVGPQRSVLAGFTEVLGGRADVIVANPYGITCSGCGFINAERVTLSTGTPVFGANGSLNALRVRTGDVLVQGQGLNASDQQLLDIVTRSLKLDGPVNARDLHVTTGLVQWDYAGRRVSGSTTGMGTAPAYAIDSSRLGGIYADRIRLVATEAGVGVRMRGEAAARADDFTLDAAGRIQLQGRLSAARNMALAQTGDAAGIEISDPGTPDDTGQASRASVTAGAGLHASTPGELMLSGAELKAGTDLVLRARDLTDRSDSQASRAADGQLDAVFLGAASIQGASWGAGSRVKLAAGTFTSDGALLYSGANANAAERDLRIATGTDMALNATRLVSATDVQLAAGGNLAVGAGTDIEARRDMMLSAQGALRNAGELLASRTFSVRAATPDATLAVENSGKMQGNALVIGAAGEQLTLTNSGSLIGASVDIAGNSLDNAGRIQSSENLAASVSGGMLNRSGASLSNTAAGSQVMLSGATLDNQGAVQSAGTLDVIASGALVNRGTMLTLRTIDGGADGAMLLRAGSLDSSGWIAASGASRVLVDGAIDNGGRIQGDTLFLGAAALRNRTASSILRGANGVLMLGSAGFAFDNRGLLASGKDLVLSAPAESRLQNQDEGMIVSDGQMSLNGGTLRNSGIMQSGTAMTLGLAGKAGNEASGKIHARGGLLKLSAAQLDNSGQIQADGGLDAVVSGQLYNSGVVLNQDSAQSLTLNATSIENAGTLQSTGAALLNVDNTLVNRGLIQAEADIDFLSHSYLVNEKAGRILGKGLVRIVGPDMLLAVTNLGSIRADGLLVLGADGAMLNLLHNTPGAMLQAGSLAINAKELTNSARIQSDGAAELRAGSLDNDNSTATILAGLDGSASSMMIDAGLQNRGAIHSGGRMRIQAGSVMNGDTGGISSLTNLSLHMNAYGLDNSGALYAASLLTLSAPGQAIVNRSTGTMDGRDIVIRAGTFDNYNAVSAARDIDIAVTNAFRNLPTGGMPAIVDRVTGVTTSTVSRFVEDVDIGARYITTVYEEQESIAQSLSSPLPEVRGRIIAGKTLSIDYGAQGENQASLLSAPTVSIGSSQPGSKGFVNADLHLDVYERKRRYMEVELDRLFFKPTVTYWYPESEAKFSCDSRLCFTGSAASAEEAKAASYVAEVGRRTIKTYDAGIYAGTLIVKDASLLNLGSPFSPTVQARSASKQPVPDEKAWQAGDPAISIAAGGNPGAQVGMLRFDVANLDLPTNPNGYFVLSKDPQARYLVETNPLFVSPPVATVNPQPQPQSKPQAPAVVGSDYLVQLLQLDPDKVQRRLGDAAYENQIVRQQLIEQVGRNLLQAGVSEATQMQALMESSVDQFEALGLVFGRALSDEQAAAVESDMVWLVEVEIKGRKVLAPVVYLSQATRKGYASGPVIAAGSIDADVASLTNHGGTIRADGKLTVRSAGDVRNRSGSIMAGDAAIAAGGDFINETVAVIKGGGDLFAHTDMGRTATVESGADLLISAENVNFKGASAAAKKDLAIGARQAVQIDTQEEHQARSGVGSVKGLASALSAGGNLDASAGTNMLIAGSSLDSGKDMVLDAAGNLDIIARTDTESSRKQSSKTGLGVGGGLYGIETTTEKETEQQNRQSDLAAGGKGSLLAGKELLVSGSDISAKDKLLLTGDQVALQSRQTAVTSEKVTESTSFLATATSSKVEKAASASAQASASDKLQKQAYKEVDGVSTVDDSKGDTRSNRAIAVAETSVSTSRAVDKKGKVDETSKRSGTAASQSLVGTQTREKPLTADNEPATQVTTKAAAAKAEAKAEASAMGKGELNLMRSQVNTERTEGTKLARSSLSGKEVEINAANALDIQSAAVRAERDIRMSGRSVRIRSAAETSTSSKTSKVADVGLLAASKNTASASASANANAEAKATTVGSDRGRGLDAKATLDAKAEAAVKAKSDNIVDLVRTEQETSSSADRKSLETSITAGGNLQITAADRLSTEGGTLSGREGVDLKAREMVFGAASDSRDAGSTESKTSFGMALKAEASADASAKASVKAESSMSAATRPDNGMGAYGLTDRDAARANVSASATASASANADAGAEGGLQFKHGTAGKSTGSTQAKVTRIVSADGNVSRIASGKITDVGTSIEARGDVVQQSDAFESKAGSNTTSRHDESSAHSGRLVSYAKAGAGASADANANATAGLGYLGGNAVEKEQDGKTDTRAGASVGAQIEYSHKSAQKDAGSTTAVVSSIKAGGNIAISTSDAIRMEGTQLKSGGKMDLSGRRIDILAAGNSASSSSADTSASGTLSAGTGVGSNSPLEGGLKGKMENKTDNATRSSARAAGFDAGGDLAIRSQSDLLMEGTKLTAGGNADISAAGNIDYRAARDKSQADTGKASGDLSLKAKRDSKDKNKASLAISAEYERSSDRDNKSLVGAIRAGGDLAISAGQAVTVEGAALNAKGNTSIDAGSTLTLQAARDDVSSSSQKLKGGINAARGNGKDKDGNATSTKVDAVNASGTVEKQESSQATAVAITSGGNVSTRSRGDTLFEGTAIDASGGITVAAGGNVTMEAARSTDEALKVTGSLTGKKAELPDSSNNVDNRRAETGMRSDKNENFQGSVLKSDGAVVVEAGGKAVLVNTEIKSQDQVIRARSVEQRRKKNKQNVVNTGISGVKKSTGVKPGTVEAEKNKEAVVGR; encoded by the coding sequence ATGAACCACGCTTACTGTCTTGTATGGAGTGCGTCGCACGGTGGCTATGTGGTAGCGCCGGAAACGGCGCGGCGCAGGGGGCGCGCCGTTCTGGCCGCCTGCTGCCTGGCGACTGCAGGCCTGGCGCATGCGCAAGTGCCCGCTACTACCGTCGTTCCGGCTTCGGCGCCGGGCAGCGCCACCAGGGCCACTGTGTCGGCCAACGGCGTCCCGGTGGTCAACATCAATACCGCCAATGGTGCAGGCCTCTCATACAACCAGTATCAACGCTATGACGTCGACAGCCGTGGCCTGGTGCTCAATAACAGCATGGTCAGGCGCCAGTCGGCTCTGGCCGGGCAGGTGGATGGCAATACGGCGCTGGGCGCCGAGGCCAGGCTGATTCTCAACGAGGTCGTGGGGCCGCAGCGCAGCGTGCTGGCTGGCTTTACCGAAGTGCTCGGCGGGCGCGCCGATGTGATCGTCGCCAATCCGTACGGCATCACCTGCAGCGGCTGCGGCTTCATCAATGCCGAGCGCGTGACGCTCAGTACAGGTACGCCGGTATTCGGCGCCAACGGCAGCCTGAACGCATTGCGCGTGAGGACAGGCGATGTGCTGGTGCAGGGCCAGGGCCTCAATGCCAGCGATCAGCAGCTGCTGGATATCGTTACCCGTTCATTGAAGCTCGATGGTCCGGTCAATGCCAGGGACCTGCATGTAACCACCGGCCTCGTTCAGTGGGATTATGCCGGCCGCCGTGTCAGTGGCAGCACGACCGGCATGGGAACGGCGCCCGCCTATGCGATCGACAGCAGCAGGCTGGGCGGCATCTATGCTGACCGTATCAGGCTGGTCGCGACCGAAGCCGGCGTCGGCGTACGCATGCGAGGCGAAGCCGCCGCCAGGGCAGACGACTTCACGCTCGATGCCGCCGGCCGCATCCAGTTGCAGGGCAGGTTGTCGGCAGCGCGAAACATGGCGCTGGCGCAGACCGGCGATGCGGCCGGCATCGAGATATCCGATCCCGGTACCCCCGACGACACTGGCCAGGCAAGCAGAGCGTCGGTCACCGCCGGCGCTGGGCTGCATGCCAGCACGCCAGGCGAACTCATGCTGTCGGGCGCAGAGCTCAAGGCCGGCACCGACCTGGTGCTGCGCGCGCGCGACCTGACGGACCGGTCCGACAGCCAGGCCAGCCGCGCCGCCGACGGCCAGCTCGATGCCGTCTTCCTTGGCGCTGCAAGCATTCAGGGCGCAAGCTGGGGCGCCGGTTCCCGCGTCAAGCTGGCTGCCGGCACATTCACCAGTGATGGTGCGCTGTTATATAGCGGTGCCAATGCCAATGCCGCGGAACGCGACCTGCGCATTGCCACCGGCACCGACATGGCGCTCAATGCGACCCGCCTGGTCAGCGCTACCGATGTGCAGCTGGCCGCCGGCGGAAATCTTGCCGTAGGCGCAGGCACCGATATCGAAGCCCGCCGCGACATGATGCTTTCGGCCCAGGGCGCACTACGCAATGCCGGCGAACTGCTGGCGTCACGAACGTTCAGTGTGCGCGCCGCCACGCCCGACGCCACGCTCGCCGTGGAGAACAGCGGCAAGATGCAAGGCAACGCGCTTGTCATCGGCGCCGCCGGCGAGCAGCTGACGTTGACCAATAGCGGCAGCCTGATCGGCGCATCGGTTGATATTGCCGGCAACAGCCTGGACAATGCAGGCCGCATTCAGTCCAGCGAGAACCTTGCCGCCTCTGTCAGCGGCGGCATGCTCAACCGCTCCGGCGCCAGCTTGTCCAATACCGCAGCCGGCAGTCAAGTCATGCTCTCTGGCGCAACGCTGGACAACCAGGGTGCCGTGCAATCGGCCGGCACACTGGATGTCATTGCAAGCGGCGCCCTGGTCAATCGCGGCACGATGCTGACGCTGCGCACCATTGATGGCGGTGCGGATGGCGCCATGCTGCTGCGCGCCGGCAGCCTGGACAGCAGCGGCTGGATCGCCGCGTCCGGCGCAAGCCGGGTCCTGGTCGACGGCGCCATTGACAATGGCGGACGCATCCAGGGTGATACCTTGTTCCTGGGCGCGGCGGCCCTGCGCAATCGCACTGCCAGCAGCATCCTGCGTGGTGCCAACGGTGTGCTGATGCTTGGCAGCGCCGGATTCGCATTCGACAATCGTGGTCTGCTGGCTTCGGGCAAGGATCTGGTCCTGTCTGCGCCGGCCGAATCGAGGCTGCAGAATCAGGACGAAGGCATGATCGTCAGCGATGGGCAAATGAGCCTGAATGGTGGCACGCTGCGCAACAGCGGCATCATGCAGTCGGGTACCGCCATGACGCTTGGCCTTGCAGGGAAAGCTGGGAACGAAGCCAGCGGCAAGATTCATGCACGGGGCGGACTGCTCAAACTGTCTGCCGCCCAGCTGGACAACAGTGGCCAGATACAGGCGGATGGCGGTTTGGATGCCGTTGTCAGCGGCCAGTTGTATAACAGCGGGGTCGTGCTCAACCAGGACAGCGCACAGTCGCTGACATTAAATGCCACTTCCATCGAGAATGCCGGCACGCTGCAAAGCACAGGCGCAGCCTTGCTGAATGTGGACAATACCCTGGTCAATCGCGGCCTGATCCAGGCCGAGGCCGATATTGATTTTTTGTCGCATAGCTACCTGGTCAACGAGAAGGCCGGGCGTATCCTGGGCAAGGGCCTTGTGCGTATCGTCGGACCCGACATGCTGCTCGCCGTGACCAACCTCGGGAGCATTCGAGCCGACGGGCTGCTCGTGCTGGGCGCCGATGGCGCCATGCTGAATTTGTTGCACAACACGCCAGGCGCCATGCTTCAGGCAGGGAGCCTGGCAATCAATGCAAAAGAACTGACCAACAGTGCGCGCATCCAGTCGGATGGCGCAGCCGAGCTTCGTGCCGGTAGCCTCGACAACGACAACAGTACCGCCACCATCCTTGCCGGCCTGGACGGTAGCGCCAGCAGCATGATGATCGACGCTGGCTTGCAAAACCGGGGCGCCATACACAGCGGTGGCCGCATGCGAATCCAGGCGGGCAGCGTGATGAACGGTGACACTGGCGGCATTTCTTCCCTCACCAACCTGTCCTTGCATATGAACGCCTATGGGCTGGACAACAGCGGCGCACTGTATGCAGCCAGCCTGCTGACCCTGTCGGCACCCGGCCAGGCCATTGTCAACCGTAGCACGGGCACGATGGATGGCAGGGATATCGTAATCAGGGCGGGCACGTTTGATAACTACAACGCCGTCAGTGCCGCCCGCGATATCGATATTGCCGTTACCAATGCATTTCGCAATCTGCCCACGGGCGGCATGCCTGCGATCGTCGATAGGGTGACAGGTGTCACTACCAGCACCGTGTCGAGATTTGTAGAGGACGTCGACATCGGTGCGCGTTATATCACTACCGTCTACGAGGAACAGGAAAGCATTGCGCAGTCATTGAGCAGCCCACTGCCCGAGGTGCGTGGCCGCATCATTGCGGGCAAAACCTTGTCGATCGATTATGGCGCGCAAGGAGAAAACCAGGCATCCCTTCTCTCTGCACCTACCGTCAGCATTGGCAGCAGCCAGCCCGGCAGTAAAGGTTTCGTCAATGCCGACCTGCATCTCGATGTCTATGAACGCAAGCGGCGCTACATGGAGGTCGAACTGGATCGCCTGTTCTTTAAGCCAACGGTGACTTACTGGTATCCGGAAAGTGAAGCCAAGTTCTCCTGCGATTCGCGACTGTGTTTCACCGGTTCGGCAGCCAGCGCGGAGGAGGCCAAAGCGGCCAGTTATGTGGCCGAGGTCGGCCGCAGGACGATAAAGACCTACGATGCCGGCATTTATGCCGGGACGCTTATTGTCAAGGATGCCAGCCTGCTGAACCTGGGGTCGCCCTTTTCGCCGACGGTGCAGGCGCGATCGGCCAGCAAGCAGCCAGTGCCGGACGAAAAAGCATGGCAGGCTGGCGATCCGGCCATATCGATCGCTGCCGGCGGCAATCCCGGGGCACAGGTAGGCATGCTGCGATTTGACGTTGCCAATCTGGACCTGCCCACCAATCCCAATGGCTATTTCGTTCTTTCCAAGGATCCACAGGCCCGCTATCTGGTGGAAACCAACCCCTTGTTCGTATCGCCGCCTGTTGCCACGGTAAATCCCCAACCGCAGCCGCAGTCCAAACCCCAGGCACCGGCCGTGGTTGGCTCGGATTACCTGGTCCAGTTGCTGCAGCTGGATCCGGACAAGGTGCAAAGGCGGCTCGGTGACGCAGCGTACGAAAACCAGATCGTGAGGCAGCAACTGATCGAGCAGGTTGGTCGCAATCTGCTGCAGGCCGGTGTCAGCGAGGCTACGCAAATGCAGGCGCTGATGGAAAGCAGCGTCGATCAGTTCGAAGCGCTGGGCCTGGTGTTTGGCCGCGCCTTGTCCGACGAGCAGGCGGCGGCGGTGGAAAGCGACATGGTGTGGTTGGTGGAAGTGGAAATCAAGGGCAGGAAGGTGCTGGCGCCCGTCGTTTATCTGTCCCAAGCCACCAGGAAGGGATATGCCAGCGGGCCTGTGATTGCAGCCGGCAGCATCGACGCCGATGTGGCGTCGCTGACCAACCATGGCGGTACTATCAGGGCCGATGGCAAGCTCACGGTCAGGAGCGCCGGCGATGTGCGCAATCGGAGCGGCAGCATCATGGCCGGCGACGCGGCGATCGCGGCCGGGGGGGACTTCATCAATGAAACGGTGGCAGTTATCAAGGGCGGCGGGGATCTGTTCGCCCATACCGATATGGGCAGGACTGCCACCGTGGAAAGCGGCGCCGACCTGTTGATCTCTGCCGAAAACGTCAACTTCAAGGGCGCAAGCGCAGCAGCAAAAAAAGATCTGGCCATCGGGGCGAGACAGGCAGTGCAGATCGATACGCAAGAAGAGCATCAGGCGCGCTCGGGCGTGGGCAGCGTCAAGGGCCTTGCTTCCGCCTTGAGCGCAGGTGGAAATCTGGACGCATCCGCCGGCACGAATATGCTGATCGCCGGTTCCAGTCTTGACAGCGGCAAGGACATGGTCCTGGATGCCGCAGGAAATCTCGACATCATCGCCCGTACCGACACGGAGTCGAGCAGGAAGCAATCCAGCAAGACCGGCCTTGGCGTGGGCGGCGGCTTGTATGGCATCGAGACCACGACTGAGAAGGAGACCGAGCAGCAGAATCGACAATCCGACCTGGCTGCAGGCGGAAAGGGCAGTCTGCTGGCAGGCAAGGAGCTGTTGGTGAGCGGCTCCGACATCTCGGCGAAGGACAAGCTGCTGCTCACCGGCGACCAGGTCGCGCTGCAGTCCAGGCAGACCGCTGTCACCAGCGAGAAGGTAACCGAATCCACCAGCTTTCTGGCCACGGCAACGTCCAGCAAAGTGGAGAAAGCGGCAAGCGCTTCAGCCCAGGCCAGCGCATCCGACAAGCTGCAGAAGCAGGCTTACAAGGAGGTGGATGGCGTGTCGACGGTGGATGACAGCAAGGGCGACACCAGGTCCAATCGCGCCATCGCCGTGGCGGAAACCTCGGTGAGCACCAGCCGTGCGGTCGACAAGAAGGGCAAGGTCGACGAAACCAGCAAGCGCAGCGGCACGGCCGCCAGTCAGTCGTTGGTCGGCACGCAAACGAGGGAAAAGCCCCTCACGGCAGACAACGAGCCAGCCACGCAGGTGACCACAAAAGCCGCAGCGGCAAAAGCCGAGGCAAAGGCGGAGGCCAGCGCTATGGGCAAAGGCGAATTGAACCTCATGCGCAGCCAGGTCAATACCGAACGTACGGAAGGGACCAAATTGGCCCGTTCCAGTCTGTCGGGCAAGGAAGTGGAGATCAATGCTGCAAACGCGCTGGACATTCAAAGTGCTGCCGTGCGGGCCGAGCGTGACATCCGCATGTCCGGCAGGAGCGTGCGCATCAGGTCGGCTGCGGAAACCAGCACCAGCAGCAAGACGTCGAAGGTGGCCGATGTCGGCTTGCTGGCGGCGTCGAAAAATACAGCCAGCGCCAGTGCCTCGGCCAATGCCAATGCCGAGGCGAAGGCCACCACGGTGGGAAGCGACCGGGGCAGGGGCTTGGATGCAAAGGCCACGCTGGACGCCAAGGCAGAGGCCGCAGTCAAGGCCAAGAGCGACAATATCGTCGATCTGGTTCGCACGGAACAGGAAACCAGCAGCAGCGCCGACAGGAAAAGCTTGGAAACCAGCATCACTGCCGGCGGAAATCTGCAGATCACTGCAGCCGACAGGCTCAGCACAGAGGGTGGCACGCTATCCGGCCGCGAAGGCGTGGACCTGAAAGCGCGTGAGATGGTATTTGGTGCCGCCTCCGATTCACGGGATGCTGGCAGCACTGAAAGCAAGACCAGTTTCGGCATGGCGCTGAAGGCCGAAGCCTCAGCCGATGCATCAGCCAAGGCCAGCGTGAAGGCCGAGAGCAGCATGAGCGCCGCTACAAGGCCAGACAATGGAATGGGGGCTTACGGATTGACCGACCGCGATGCCGCGCGCGCCAACGTCAGCGCTTCGGCCACGGCTTCTGCCAGTGCCAATGCCGATGCCGGTGCGGAGGGCGGCTTGCAGTTCAAGCATGGCACTGCCGGCAAGAGCACCGGGTCCACGCAGGCCAAAGTCACCCGGATCGTTTCCGCGGATGGCAACGTCAGCCGCATTGCTTCCGGCAAGATCACTGACGTCGGCACATCCATCGAGGCGCGCGGCGACGTCGTGCAGCAATCCGACGCATTTGAAAGCAAGGCGGGCAGCAATACCACCAGCCGCCATGACGAGAGCAGCGCGCATTCAGGACGGCTGGTCTCCTACGCAAAGGCGGGTGCCGGCGCGTCGGCCGATGCCAATGCCAACGCCACGGCCGGCCTGGGCTACCTGGGCGGCAATGCAGTCGAAAAGGAACAGGACGGCAAAACCGACACCCGCGCCGGCGCCAGCGTGGGGGCGCAGATCGAGTACAGCCACAAGTCTGCACAAAAGGATGCCGGCAGTACGACGGCTGTCGTGTCAAGCATCAAGGCCGGGGGCAATATCGCCATATCCACGTCCGATGCAATACGGATGGAGGGCACGCAATTGAAAAGCGGCGGCAAGATGGACTTGAGCGGTCGTCGCATCGATATCCTGGCGGCGGGCAACAGCGCTTCCAGCAGCAGCGCTGACACCAGCGCCAGCGGCACGCTTTCCGCTGGCACGGGCGTGGGCAGCAACTCTCCCCTGGAAGGTGGCCTGAAAGGAAAAATGGAAAACAAGACGGACAATGCCACCCGGTCGAGCGCCCGGGCCGCCGGTTTTGATGCTGGCGGCGATCTGGCGATACGCAGTCAGAGCGACCTGCTAATGGAAGGCACAAAACTGACGGCCGGCGGCAACGCCGATATCAGCGCTGCAGGCAACATTGATTACCGCGCTGCACGTGACAAGAGCCAGGCAGACACTGGCAAGGCATCCGGCGATCTGAGTTTGAAGGCTAAAAGGGATAGCAAGGACAAAAACAAGGCCAGCCTCGCTATCAGCGCCGAGTACGAACGGTCAAGCGACAGGGATAACAAGAGTCTCGTCGGCGCTATCCGCGCCGGGGGCGATCTGGCAATCAGCGCAGGGCAGGCAGTTACCGTGGAGGGGGCGGCATTGAATGCAAAGGGCAATACGTCAATTGACGCAGGCAGCACATTGACCTTGCAGGCCGCCCGCGATGATGTGTCTTCCAGTTCGCAGAAACTTAAGGGTGGCATCAATGCAGCCCGTGGCAACGGTAAGGACAAAGACGGCAATGCAACGAGTACAAAAGTGGATGCCGTCAATGCTTCCGGCACCGTGGAAAAACAGGAATCCAGCCAGGCCACCGCGGTTGCCATCACCTCGGGCGGCAACGTGAGCACGCGCAGCCGGGGCGACACGCTGTTCGAAGGCACGGCCATTGATGCCAGTGGCGGCATCACCGTTGCCGCGGGAGGCAATGTGACGATGGAGGCTGCGCGCAGTACGGATGAGGCCCTGAAGGTCACCGGTTCATTGACTGGGAAGAAAGCCGAACTGCCGGACAGCAGCAATAACGTCGACAATCGTCGCGCCGAAACGGGAATGCGTTCAGACAAAAACGAGAATTTTCAGGGCAGCGTCCTGAAGTCCGACGGCGCCGTGGTGGTGGAAGCCGGCGGCAAGGCAGTGCTGGTCAATACCGAGATCAAATCGCAAGACCAGGTGATCAGAGCGCGGAGCGTGGAACAACGCAGGAAGAAGAACAAGCAGAATGTTGTCAATACTGGCATCAGTGGTGTTAAAAAAAGCACTGGCGTAAAGCCGGGTACGGTAGAGGCTGAAAAGAACAAGGAAGCGGTGGTGGGCAGATAG
- a CDS encoding ShlB/FhaC/HecB family hemolysin secretion/activation protein translates to MPTAAFAPLLLLCLGPALALTGVPSHAQGAAEAAAARQAEILQRQNQQRVQRDIDAARLPEPGPGGADTSTMAPAAGTSVPRAEVTCRDIRRIVISGASRLSASSQQQIVQGYAGRCLGVADIEQMLAAITRQYLEQGLVTTRAYLPSQDLSGGVLEIEVVEGVVENILLDEGARGSINPANVFPAPGTLFNLRDFEQGIDQLNRLESNRAQLDILPGSGPGASDVLIRNAPSTRYHAVLGADNQGSDSTGRNQVSVSLSADRLLNLNELLLLTHRRSQPGDAERRASESSSLNLIVPFGYATLSLSALRSHFVSTVEAPSGAALQFRGRSQAENIRLEQVLHRDRASRWAVAAMLTAKESSNYLAGQYLRLSSRSLSVLDIDTTGSSLMLGGVATASLGYARGLKLGGALRDADGLPDIAPHAQFGKFKLGLGYLLPFSVANTDMQFSTQFNAQRAQQVLYGSEQVLIGGFYSIRGFRNNTLSGDHGWTSRNEVSLQPSLALGSEAVPVRFYLGVDIGGVSNRAPDVPGGRLAGIAVGLSATWAGISVDLFNARRLSQPDFLPREASQTWLRLALTL, encoded by the coding sequence ATGCCGACTGCTGCTTTCGCACCATTGCTGTTGCTGTGTCTTGGCCCAGCGCTTGCGCTGACTGGCGTGCCGTCCCATGCGCAAGGCGCCGCCGAAGCGGCGGCTGCACGTCAGGCCGAAATCCTGCAACGACAAAATCAGCAACGCGTCCAGCGCGACATCGACGCAGCAAGGTTGCCGGAACCTGGCCCCGGCGGTGCCGATACCAGCACGATGGCACCCGCCGCCGGCACCAGCGTCCCACGCGCAGAGGTTACCTGCCGCGACATCCGGCGCATCGTCATCAGCGGCGCCAGCCGGTTGAGTGCGTCCTCGCAGCAGCAGATCGTGCAAGGCTATGCGGGACGTTGTCTGGGCGTGGCTGACATCGAGCAGATGCTGGCCGCGATCACCAGGCAATACCTGGAGCAGGGCCTGGTAACGACCCGTGCTTATTTGCCCAGCCAGGACTTGTCGGGCGGCGTACTGGAAATCGAGGTTGTCGAAGGCGTGGTGGAAAACATTCTGCTGGATGAGGGCGCGCGCGGGAGCATCAATCCTGCGAATGTCTTTCCCGCGCCCGGCACGCTGTTCAACTTGCGCGATTTCGAACAGGGCATCGACCAGCTCAACCGTCTGGAATCGAACCGGGCGCAGCTCGACATCCTGCCAGGCAGCGGGCCAGGCGCCAGCGACGTGCTCATCCGGAATGCGCCGTCGACCCGCTATCACGCGGTGCTGGGCGCGGACAACCAGGGCTCCGACAGCACCGGCAGAAACCAGGTGAGCGTATCGCTTTCGGCGGACCGGCTGCTTAATCTGAATGAACTGCTGCTGCTGACCCATCGTCGTTCCCAGCCCGGCGATGCCGAGCGCCGCGCCAGCGAAAGCAGCAGCCTGAACCTGATCGTGCCGTTTGGCTATGCCACGCTCAGCCTGTCGGCCCTGCGCTCTCACTTCGTCTCCACCGTGGAGGCGCCTTCCGGGGCCGCGTTGCAATTCCGCGGGCGGAGCCAGGCCGAGAACATCCGGCTGGAACAGGTGCTGCACCGCGATCGGGCCAGTCGCTGGGCCGTCGCCGCCATGCTCACCGCCAAGGAATCCAGCAATTACCTGGCGGGTCAATATCTGCGCCTGAGCAGCCGCTCGCTCAGCGTGCTGGATATCGACACCACTGGCAGCAGCCTGATGCTGGGCGGCGTTGCCACCGCCAGCCTGGGCTATGCGCGCGGCCTGAAACTGGGCGGCGCGCTGCGCGACGCCGACGGGCTGCCTGACATTGCGCCCCATGCGCAATTCGGCAAGTTCAAGCTGGGACTGGGCTACCTGCTTCCGTTTTCCGTCGCCAATACCGACATGCAGTTTTCCACGCAGTTCAATGCGCAGAGGGCGCAGCAGGTGCTGTACGGCTCGGAGCAGGTGCTGATCGGCGGGTTCTACAGCATTCGCGGCTTTCGCAACAACACCCTGTCCGGAGACCATGGCTGGACCAGCCGCAACGAAGTGTCCTTGCAGCCTTCACTTGCGCTGGGCAGCGAGGCCGTGCCGGTGCGTTTCTATCTCGGCGTGGACATCGGCGGCGTGAGCAACCGCGCCCCCGACGTGCCTGGCGGCCGGCTGGCCGGCATCGCGGTCGGCCTGTCGGCGACCTGGGCAGGCATCTCGGTCGACCTGTTCAATGCCCGCCGGCTGTCGCAGCCGGATTTCCTGCCGCGTGAAGCCAGCCAGACCTGGCTCAGGCTGGCTTTGACGCTCTGA